gcctcttcacagggtcctttgatgttgttctgggattgagttgcacttttcgcaccaaagtacgttcatctctaggagacagaacgcgcctcctttctgagcagtatgacggctgcgtggtcccatggtgtttatacttgtttactgttgtttgtacagatgaacgtggtaccttcaggcatttggaaattgctcccaaggatgaaccagacttgtggaggtctacaatttttgggatttcttttgattttcccatgatgtcaagcaaaggggcactgagtttgaaggtaaaccttgaaatatatccagaggtacgcctccaattgattcaaattatgtaaattagcctatcagaagcttctaaagccatgacatcatttctggaattttccaagctgtttaaaggcacagtcaacttagtgtatgtaaacttctgacccactggaattgtgatacagtgaattataagataaataatctgtctgtaaacaattgttggaaatattacttgtgtcatgcacaaagtagatgtcctacccaacttgccaaaactatagtttgttaacaagaaatttgtggagtggttgaaaaacgagttttaatgactccaacataagtgtatgtaaacttccgacttcaactgtacacacagtATGCGCCTACAGTAGAAACGAaaacacgatatacagaaaataaggaacttactttgataggaatgcacacatgttttccttacaaataataactttggacaacAAGTTAGGCAAAGCGAGCACCAGAATTGTTTTTTTACAATTCTTGCAAGACTGGGCAAATATATGCATACTTGATCTGCGCAAACATGAGTGCAGTGCGGTGGGCTCTCCTCGAAGAGAGAAGTTTATctggctcagtaaagcctcaaacataaattgtacGCAACACTGAATGTGAATTAATTAGGAGGCTTaacacacctctattcaaactgttgttagaaaatacaaCTTGTTTGAAAACAATTTGAAactgacaagttgaaacatagcctatagataattagtaGGCAGCACATGTcaactgtcctgttgcgtaataatcacattttggaacagtgagtgcattctgacatcacgtgcataaaacaactcacgctggggcgactgTTTCACACTCATGTGTGAAAAGGATCAATTTCCAACTTTAATTACTGAACAAGCGATTACATTGTTGCCACCAGCCAGAATGTTAAATCATGGCAGCCTGGCGGCACTGTGTACAGCTTTGTGAAATGTTAAGCTTAACATGAGAAAATGACAACCAAATTGGCCTACCAATAAACATGTATCCATTTGCTAAAGCAAACCTATACGCTACATGCCCTGGCACCACAGAAAGCCTATCATCGATCCGATAGGCAACCGCATAGATATGTCCCAAttgcagcaccatggacagtggtTGGTAGTCTAAACTTTGTGAGTGGCTCTCTGGCTGACGCATTTTATGTTTATTGTAGGGAGTGGGGGACCCACTCCAACCTTGCGGGGGTCCAGAGAAACTGCATAACGTcaggatataggacagacacttcaaaaccttacgaTTTTTGGGGGGGACTGTCTGTTTTGCCATGTACAAATGTGTtaatcaatgtgtttctatgggttatagcagtaaaggccaaattcaatgtttcaataAATATGTATATAGTTTTTatatacctacaggggtcctcAAATGGCTAAATTATAAAttttatgaccatcttaaaacaattccatatattaACTTAGTAGATATTGCGACCTATGGGCTTAGACCTTAAGACActttgttttctttattttggcagttacctgtatataccTCCAAGAATTTTTTTGAGCAACCAATGGTGAATGTTTGTATGGGAATGACTGCCACCTGATGGCAACATTAAGTAAAACTGTTTTGAAACTGTTGAGCTAAGacagtttgtttatttatttagggGGGGGCCAACAGAATAAAAGATACAGTAAGAAAATATAAAAATGCAGAAAAAAAGTCATATAGTCCCCTTTATAACGGTCCTTTCAGTTTTGGAAAAACGACATAGGAAAAGCATGAAGACATAGTCAGTGTCAGTTGTCATTTAAACCGAAGCAAAGTCACAGTAGGCGTTACAGTAAATTAAGGAAGTAAATTAAGTAAGTGAACTATATGGATGTAAAAACAAATGTGTGGGTGTGGAGGGGGGTGTATGATGATCCATTTATGTAGAATACATTTGAttctatttatttatgtattccatGTGGAAGCAGCACCACTCTTTAATCGTCCATGACAAATTTCCCCACGTGGTCAATAAAGtatatcagatcagatcagtgctCTTTAAGCTGCAGGGTTAGTGGTGACCTCCTCCAGCAGAGGCTTATACTGCTCCAGGTCCTGGATGTTCTGCAACATATCAGAGCAAAGTTACACATTACTTGGCAGGACACAACACACAACCAAGGTAATGTTTATCTACATATCCGTATTCTACTTCCATTTGTATGGCCGTTGTATTCGCTCTGTTCAAGGGTTCTCTGTTCATACCTCTTTTCCCTCCTTTCCATTCTTGTACAAAGCCTTGAGACCCAACACCGCAGAGCTGATGGTGACACAAAGCTGAAGGACTGCAAGGACGATGAGCACGATGTCCAAGGCATTCATCAACATCTAATGGTAGAACAAACACATGGAGGAGGATTTGAACATATTGACAGTTGACTGGATTGTTTAGCAAGATAGTGCTGTTGGTGAACACTGGAAAatacagaaacagactggcatacCAGCTATTAGAATGTGCTTTAAACATGGTACCCACTATCTCTGTTTATGGACACAcatgttaattgctaaattaagCAGTTTGATCCATCTAATCAAATGTTCATATTTTACTCAGAAGGGACACCTTCCTCACATGATGGATATCATTAAAAAACTTCATTCAAAAGCACTCACCTGAGCAATCTGCTTGGCATCTTTGCATTTCGCCAAGAGTCTATCCCTCTCCGGATCACTGGGTGGTTTTGTCACCTGGTAGTAGTCATCTCGCCAGTTGTAGTTGTCATCATTGCAAATCCACCAGAAATTGTAGTTTGCCAGGTCTACAGCATACAGCACAATTCCAGTAATGGCCAGAGCAGCACCTGACAGGTTCATCAACACATTGATGCCCACCTAAAACACAATCAGGGAATATAAAACCAGTTTGACTCAACTGAGTAAACCACAGAGTACTAGATGTCTCAGATATTCAGTTGATGATTATAATTCAACTGGATCAGATTGAATGATTGTTCAATGGAGGAAGGGAATGAGGCTAAGGAATGACAGGAAAGAGTTAAGGTATGTGCATCAGTGAACAACTCACCAAGCAGGGACTGGGGAACTTCTCAGCCAAGATACACATGATGCCAACTGCTATAAACTAAGGAGAAGGCACACATATCAAATACAAATAACCTACACATATGTGTCCTGATAAATAACAAACATTTCGCAAGAAAATACACAGACATTTGACTTTAACCCTGCATTTTATTTTGTTAAAGACAGTCTAGGTAGGCAGCTACTTATGTTTCCTGGTTTGtttactgtggttataacccCAAGTGAAATCATGTGCTTTcatactaaacatgatgacatggTAAACGATAACAAAATAAAGTAAGCTTACCACACCACCAAGCCAATAAGGAACCCCAATCCATCGCAGTGAGCTAGAATAATCAGTGCTAACAAGGATCGCTCCCAAGCCAATGTTGAGTACTCCCACCATGATCTGTATAGTCTGTGAAAtaagaaaataataattttaGATAACTCTCTCTCACTTCCGATGACAAATGCGACCCAGTGATGATAGACAGGTATGttgtggtgtgagtgtgtgtgttattttagtTCACCCACCCCCAGAGCTGACTGGGAACTTGCTTGGAGCCTCCTCAGTCCCTGGGACACAGAGCATGCTGGGCTGTAGCACAGGGTCCCAAGTATTTGACACAGCAGGGGCCAACTGCTTCCTTCTTTTGAGTTCACAGTAAATACAGTCACCCCTCCGCCTTTGGTCACAGTCACTGACATGCTGGCCACTCTTTGTTACACAGCTCTAAAACAAAAAGGCAGAACAATCATCTTAATGTTAAAATATGTATGCCTTATACTGTAAGTCATGATGTTAAAAGGAGCACATTCATTCCAATAACATCTGATGAagcctgttgtatctgtaggatacaattttttttaaaggaccaaCTATCCATTTCGTTAGAGAATGTATTGCATTGTACAGCACTCTGAATTTGCCCTAAATAAGGGCCCTCTTACTGTCACTGCTACACTGTGTATTGGGTCATAGTGACAAACAGGTTCCATCCCATGTGGACAACATTAAAGTGAATCTACCCATTATTTTGTTTCTTTGCTTTCCTTCATTGCAGTAATCTCTTGCCTCATTGAAAGATGATAGGGCATGTCATAAAGTGTGGTGATGAGTGGGTTTAGAGCTTCTGCTACACATGTGAAGGAAGTGCACAACATAAAACCCCCTCTTCTGGGAAATTACTTGAAACAGGGAGGAACTCACGTCATCCACTTAaatgtgtagcacccacctgggtgatttttattttttatttcacctttatttaactaggtaggctagttgagaacaagttctcatttacaactgcaacctggccaagataaagcacagcagattgacacatacaacacagttagttacacatggaataaacaaacatacagtcaataatacagtagaaaaaaacatcaatggcagccattttgaattAGAAAGCACTCCACCCATTTTGTACCAAGTACGCTACAGGTATTTACAAatagtgtttatttttttgttagcAGCAGAAAGTACACATACCATATAAATGTCCAAGTAAACCAGATGAAACAGTACTGTAAAATACAGCACTGTCCAGGAGTTACACATCTGTCTGTCAGTGGTGGAGTTCGTTTTGCATGTCCCGGTGCCCCGGGTGGGTAGAGATTTCActtaaggaccaatggaatggtctaaaatgaGCAAACTCGGCCCACCCGGCCATGCAAAACAAACTCAACCATTGGGTGTTCCAAAACACTTAAATCCCTCCCCGACACACGAGAGAATGTAAACCATGAAATGTTTGCATAGATTATAACTGCTGAACGTTGCAGTGTGAATTGTTTAATATCatctatttttttttactattttgtaatTACATCATTTCTTTTTGAGAGCATGAAACAACTACACACAGATTTAAATTCAGTGAAAACGTATTATTCAACAACACATATTTTACAGAAAAGCTCACCCTTTCCTGCAATTGAGATGGACACCTCTACAGGTCCTGTGCAATCACAATGGCAGACCAGCCTGCTTGTTGCGCAGTTTGGTTTCCTTACAGGGAAGTAGCTGGTAGGCAGGGCTCAGCCAGTCTCAGCTAGTTCCCAACAGGCCCTCCTCCTCACTTTAAAGAGATCCTGAGAGGTTAACCCTTCCCTCACTGAATAATAAACATATAATGGATTCCTGTCTTTCCTGCCATACTGAAGaatccccaccaccacacacacaaagcaaGGACTCCACAGTTGTTCTTTGCCATTTTAATGATTTTCTTTGTTTTTAATACAGCAAGCAGGGGCAAAGTACAAAGACGTGTAGTGCCAAGTCTTTGTTGTTTAAGAGCGCATGCCAATACTACGTTACAATCACAAAATTCTTTACTTTGTCATATTCTTCTATCTCGCTCCTTTTCAATATGAGCACAATCAAGTATAGTATGTGTCATGTGTTGTTGCTGGACTTAATCTAATGGTGTCAACTAACATTTCAGAAAGCAATGTAATTATGACTTCCATGGGTGAACACTTCACCAATCATTGATCTTAATGACTGTTGGAATGAGGTCGATACCAGGAAAGTCCATGGCAATCACCCCGAAACATCCACTGCACCCTTGCTGTCTGTTTCCAAGAGAGGAATGCCCAGCTTAAAGCTGGATTTCTGTACAAATATAATCTTGCCTCAGCCATAGTTGGCATGTCAGACTTCACCCATACATCTGTATCATCAATAATCATTTTTCCAACCAGCTCCTCATCATTCTCTTTATCAAACAAATCAGGCTTTACTCTAATGAGAACTGCCTCACTTCTGAATTCGGCCAAAAATGCTCTGATCTTGTCAAGGACCTCATAGAACGACTTGTGTTGGTAGACAACCCAATGCATGACATAGAGTTTGTTTTCAAAGGCGAATATCCTGAGGTCCAGGTAGCGTATGCCGGCCCTCAGCTGATCCCCCAAATCCCAGGCCTGACACTCTGCCGCTGGGCCTCCATAGAGAGCCATGGTGTCATGGGTACCAGGTATGGTGATGTCAGAGATTAATTTGTCATCATCAATGGCCTCCATCCAGCCAATCTTGTAGGATTCTGGGAGTAGGAGTCCTTTGTCATTGAAGAAGAGGTCCTTTCCTTGGCAAAAACCTCTAAAAGTAAATCATACAACAAAGGATTGACTCATTTGTTTGTCATCGTAATATTGGTGTTTGAAGGTTATGAATGGTGTATAAGCTCAGTCTAAAAAGATATTGGTGTCACCTTGCACTTTCCTGAGCAGTGTACTCACTTTACCAAAGTCACCTTGTTCTGCAATTAATGTCGTACCATGTATCAAAGGTGATCAGCTCGATAGAGACAGAAATGTTGAAGAGAGGCTTTACTCAGGTACCATGCTGTTTCATACACAGATGGGAGAATATAATCAGCCAATGGAGCATGGGATtgagggtggtagtggtggtaaaaTATTGAAAAGCCAAATAAAGAAATCAtgattaaaaaaatatgaatatatatatattttttaaacaatcaGTCCAGAACTATGCTTACTTTTTCTTAAATATCTGTGTATCCCTGTGAATTACGTCATTGCACCAAAGCCATATGTCACGTACACTCCGTCTCCGGCGCTCGGGGTCTTCAAGCtgctcattattacgcacacctgtcatcagactcacctggactcaatcacctgcctgattaccatatatatatatatactgctcaaaaaaataaagggaacacttaaacaacacatcctagatctgaatgaaagaaataatcttattaaatacttttttctttacatagttgaatgtgctgacaacaaaatcacacaaaaagaatcaatggaaatccaatttatcagcccatggaggtctggatttggagtcacactcaaaattaaagtggaaaaccacactacaggctgatccaactttgaagtaatgtccttaaaacaagtcaaaatgaggctcagtagtgtgtgtggcctccacgtgcctgtatgacctccctacaacgcctgggcatgctcctgatgaggtggcggatggtctcctgagggatctcctcctagacctggactaaagcatcctccaactcctggaaagtctgtggtgcaacgtggcgttggtggatggagcgagacatgatgtcccagatgtgctcaattggattcaggtctgggcaacgagcgggccagtccatagcatcaatgctttcctcttgcaagaactgctgacacactccagccacatgaggtctagcattgtcttgcattaggaggaacccagggccaaccgcaccagcatatggtctcacaaggggtctgaggatctcatctcggtacctaatggcagtcaggctacctctggcgaacacatggagggctgtgcggccccccaaagaaatgccaccccacaccatgactgacccaccgccaaaccggtcatgctggaggatgttgcaggcagcagaacgttctccacggcgtctccagactctgtcacgtctgtcacatgtgctcagtgtgaacctgctttcatctgtgaagagcacagggcgccagtggcaaatttgccaatcttggtgttctctggcaaatgccaaacgtcctgcacggtgttgggccgtaagcacaacccccacctgtggacgttgggccctcatggagtctgtttctgaccgtttgagcagacacatgcacatttgtggcctgctggaggtcattttgcagggctctggcagtgcttctcctgctcctccttgcaaaggtggaggtagcagtcctgctgctgggttgttgccctcctacggcctcctccacgtctcctgatgtactggcctgtctcctggtagcgcctccatgctctggacactacgctgacagacacagcaaaccttcttgccacagctcgcattgatgtgccatactggatgagctgcactacctgagccacttgtgtgggttgtagactccgtctcatgctaccactagagtgaaagcaccgccagcattcaaaagtgatcaaaacatcagccaggaagcataggaactgagaagtggtctgtggtccccacctgcagaaccactcctttattgggggtgtcttgctaattgcctataatttccacctgttgtctattccatttgcacaacagcatgtgaaatttattgtcacccagtgttgcttcctaagtggacagtttgatttcacagaagtgtgattgacttggagttaccttgtgttgtttaagtgttccctttattttttggagcagtgtataaacaGACCTTTCTCAGTGGTCACGTTAAAGGAGGAAaacatgcaaaaaaaaacatgaataatATAATGCAAATCCAAAAATCAAACTCCTGATTTTCTTTATAGCCTACCTTTTGTAGATGGCTTTCCTATACCAAGACTGAAATAAAATGTTTCACCTGGCTAAAGACTGGGATACTCACATACAGCTCTGGCCTAAGGAGTTTCACACAGATGCTGGTGTTCTGACCTCTGCAGATTGGCAACAAAATTATAGCATACTGATAAAGGATAGGTGTGGCCTCGTAGTGTTTACCtactgtttttcc
The sequence above is drawn from the Salmo salar chromosome ssa05, Ssal_v3.1, whole genome shotgun sequence genome and encodes:
- the m4a8a gene encoding Membrane-spanning 4-domains subfamily A member 8A, which produces MSVTVTKGGGVTVFTVNSKEGSSWPLLCQILGTLCYSPACSVSQGLRRLQASSQSALGTIQIMVGVLNIGLGAILVSTDYSSSLRWIGVPYWLGGVFIAVGIMCILAEKFPSPCLVGINVLMNLSGAALAITGIVLYAVDLANYNFWWICNDDNYNWRDDYYQVTKPPSDPERDRLLAKCKDAKQIAQMLMNALDIVLIVLAVLQLCVTISSAVLGLKALYKNGKEGKENIQDLEQYKPLLEEVTTNPAA